The Pandoraea vervacti DNA window AGCGCACTGTCGCCGAGCGGCAGAATCTTGAGCGTTGTCATGGATTAGCGTGGATTGCGGCAGGCGCCTGCCGGTTGGCGCGCGAAGGTGGCAGACTCCGTCACGATGGCGTCGAGCGCCAGATCATGGGCTTCGGCGCTGAGGTGTTCGACTTCGAGGACATCGTACGCGATGCCGAGGGTTTGCGGTGCGGGCGCCATGGAATGGAGCGTGCGGTCGTAAAAGCCGCCACCGTAGCCAAGCCGCAGGCCTTCGCGCGTGAAGCCCACACACGGCACCAGCAGCAGGTCGGGCACCAGCACTTCGGTCGCGCGCGGCACGGGAATGCGATAACGGCCTTCCATCATGGGGGTGTCCGGCGTCCAGCGGTGAAAGACGAGCGGTGTGGCTGGCGCGGTGACGACGGGCAGGGCGGCCAACCGAGCCGCCGTCATCCCACCGGCCGGGGCCTGTGCGAGCCAGTCGGCGACGACGGCGCGAGCGTCGAATTCCCCCTGGATCGGCCAGTAGAAGCCGACGCAGCGCGGCGCGCGGCGAGCCAGTTCGTCGGCGAGCCGCAGGGCGAGCGCGGCGTCGCGCGCGGCGCGCCCTTCGAGGGTGCTGCGAGCTTCGAGCAACGCCTTGCGCAGCCGGGCTTTCGCGGGCGTTGCCTCCGCCTCATTTCCCGACGTCTGGGCCGCCGATTGGGCGGGGTCCCGTGCTATGCTTGAATTCACTTTTTACCCGACGCTCCCGAAGATGTCCGAACGTTTGACCCGAGTATATCGCGCCGCCGCGCTTGCCCTGACTGCCGTGACGCTGGTGGCATGCAGCACGACCGAGGCGACTGGCCGTCCCAAGGCGCAGGCGGCGGCAAGCCGCTCGGCAACGTCTGCCGATGCGCTTTCGCAGCGCTCGCCGGATGACATCTTCGTCCAGTTGCGTGACGCTGCGCGCAGCAACGACACGCCGCGTGTCGCCGCGCTCGCCGCCATGCTCTCCGACTACGACGTGCCGTCGTACGTCCAGTACTTCCAGATCAAGTCGCGCATGTTCGATCGCTCCGGCAAGGCGCTGATCGATACGCCGGACGATGAAATTCGCGCCTTCCTGCGCACGTACGACGGTCAGGCCATCGCCGATCGCATGCGCAACGACTGGCTGCTCTCGCTGGGCAAGCGGCACGACTGGCAAACGTTCGACGCGCAGTATCCGAAGTTCGTGCTCGACGACGATACCCAGGTCAAGTGCTATGCGCTGATGTCGCGCGCCTCGCGTGGCGAGAACGTCACGCAGGCGGCCACCGATTTGCTGACCACGCCCAAGTACTACGGCGACGGTTGCGTCGACATGATCAATACGCTGGCCGCGAGCGGTCAGTTGCCGCGCAAGGAAGTCTGGCATCAGATTCGCCTGGCCTATGAGGAGAACTACACCTCGCTGGGCAAGCAGATTGCCGATGCGCTGGGCGCCGCGCGTCCGGACGACAGCCTGCTCGATATGGCGGCCACGCGCCCGGCACAGATTCTCGCGCGCGGGGTGGATGGTTCGGAGGCGTCGCGTCAGCTGGCGCTGCTCGCCACCGTTCGCATGGCCCGCTCGGACGCCATGCTGGCCGCCAGCAATTTCGGCAGCATCGCGGGCAGTCTCTCGCAGGACGAGCGCGCCATCGGTTGGGGCGCAATCGGCATGCGTGGCGCGCTGTCTCAGAACCCGATGGCGATCAACTGGTATCGCCAGGCAGGCAACGCCAAGCTCTCGAACACGGCGCAGGAGTGGAAGATCCGTGCAGCGCTGCGCGCAGGCGACTGGAATCTCGTGCGCACCGGTATCGAAGCAATGCCCGCCGCATTGCGCGACGACGGCGTGTGGACTTACTGGTACGGCCGTGCGCTGCGCGAAGCGGGACAGGCGGATGCCGCCCGTGCCCAGTTCCAGAAAATTGCCTCGCAACCGAATTTCTACGGGCAACTCGCGAACGAAGAACTCGGTAACAAGACGGCACTGCCGCCGCGCACCACCGTCACGCAGGCCGAGATCGACGCCAACCGTTCCAACCCCGGTTTCCTGCGCGCGGCGAAGTTCTACGACCTGGGCCTGCGTTTCGAAGGCAACCGCGAGTGGAACTGGGAATTGCGCAACATGACGGACCGTCAGCTGATCGCCGCCGCGCAGTACGCCAACGGCATCGAACTGTTCGACCGCGCCGTGAACACGGCCGATCGCACGAAGGTGGAGCATGACTTCACGCTGCGCTATCTGATGCCGTTTCGCGACAAGGTCGACCGCTTCTCCAAGAGCGTCGATCTGGACGAAGCGTGGGCGTACGGGCTGATTCGCCAGGAGTCGCGTTTCATCATCAATGCTCGCTCGTCGGCCGGCGCCGGCGGTCTGATGCAGGTCATGCCGGCGACGGCCAAGATGGTCGCCAAGCAGATCGGCATGGACTACAGCCCGGGCATGATGCACGACATCGACACCAACATCCGTCTGGGCACGAGCTATCTGTCGGGTAT harbors:
- a CDS encoding 5-formyltetrahydrofolate cyclo-ligase, yielding MNSSIARDPAQSAAQTSGNEAEATPAKARLRKALLEARSTLEGRAARDAALALRLADELARRAPRCVGFYWPIQGEFDARAVVADWLAQAPAGGMTAARLAALPVVTAPATPLVFHRWTPDTPMMEGRYRIPVPRATEVLVPDLLLVPCVGFTREGLRLGYGGGFYDRTLHSMAPAPQTLGIAYDVLEVEHLSAEAHDLALDAIVTESATFARQPAGACRNPR
- a CDS encoding lytic transglycosylase domain-containing protein; amino-acid sequence: MSERLTRVYRAAALALTAVTLVACSTTEATGRPKAQAAASRSATSADALSQRSPDDIFVQLRDAARSNDTPRVAALAAMLSDYDVPSYVQYFQIKSRMFDRSGKALIDTPDDEIRAFLRTYDGQAIADRMRNDWLLSLGKRHDWQTFDAQYPKFVLDDDTQVKCYALMSRASRGENVTQAATDLLTTPKYYGDGCVDMINTLAASGQLPRKEVWHQIRLAYEENYTSLGKQIADALGAARPDDSLLDMAATRPAQILARGVDGSEASRQLALLATVRMARSDAMLAASNFGSIAGSLSQDERAIGWGAIGMRGALSQNPMAINWYRQAGNAKLSNTAQEWKIRAALRAGDWNLVRTGIEAMPAALRDDGVWTYWYGRALREAGQADAARAQFQKIASQPNFYGQLANEELGNKTALPPRTTVTQAEIDANRSNPGFLRAAKFYDLGLRFEGNREWNWELRNMTDRQLIAAAQYANGIELFDRAVNTADRTKVEHDFTLRYLMPFRDKVDRFSKSVDLDEAWAYGLIRQESRFIINARSSAGAGGLMQVMPATAKMVAKQIGMDYSPGMMHDIDTNIRLGTSYLSGIYNQFDGSAVLASAGYNAGPGRPRTWRSTLDRPVEGAIFAETIPFNETRQYVENVLSNTTYYSAIITGRPQSLKERLGVILPQ